The following DNA comes from Chrysiogenia bacterium.
CTTTCGGTTTGTATCTATCGGGTTCCGCTCGGCCGAGCGAGTGGGCTTGAGGAAGATGAAGAGGAAAGTGAGGCTGACGAGCACTACGAAAAGTGCCTAGAGCGGCGGAAATTGTCACTTAATGACGTGTTCCAGGCGAAGCTCGGTTGGTTGGTGGGGAATATTTATTCGAGAGTGGGCACTGAGGATTGGGTTCCGGCTCACAAAAGTTCAGACGAATTCAACGAGATGATACAAGATACGTTGGATTCTCAATTTCGATGGGTTCCCGAAAAGGTCTTGCGTGTTGCAAGGAAGCAGGTGACCCCGGAGGTGATTGAAACTGGAAGGGAAGCCATTTGGGAACATCTAGATGGTGTGGTGATGGAATCAAAACGTGATCAACTTTTGAATCGGCTAGAAGTTATTCTTGAAAAGACGTCAACGGTTGATCCGGGCGCACGAAAGAAGATTCTTAATATGGTTCGTAGTGATCCTGTGATTTCTCAGATAGCGCCTGTAAATCAGTATTAAACGGAATTGAAGATTGCACAACCCAAAAACCCCCGGCCTTTGGCCGGGGGTTTTCTTTTTTGAGAGTTGGCCCGTGCTGCGCGTTTATAGACCCAAGGGGAGGCCGCCGATCCACTGGCCGCCGTCGACGATGAGGGTGGCGCCGGTGATGTACCTGGCGCTGTCGCTGGTGAGGAAGAGGCAGGCGTCGGCGATTTCCTGGATCTCGCCGAAGCGCCCCAGAGGAATCATCTTCATGGCCATCTCGCGGGCTTTTTCGCCGGGTGCGAGGCGCTTCATGCCCTCGGTGTTGTCGATGGGGCCGGGCGCGACGCCGTTGGCGCGAATGCCCGAGCCGCCCCATTCGTTGGCGAGCGTGCGGATCATGGCGTCGATGCCGGCCTTTGCCGCCGAGACGTGGGCCTGGAAGGGCACGCCGGTGTATTGAAGCGTCGCGGTGATCGCGATGATGGAGGCGTTGCCGTGTTTCTTGGCCGCGGCCTGCAGGTGCTTCATCGCGTGCTTGCAGGTGTGCCAGCTTCCCAGGAGGTCGATGTCGACCACGGTCTTGAAGCCGTTGTCGGTGAGGGCTGCGGCCGGAATGGGGAAGTTCCCCGCGGCGCCGCAGATGACGATGTCGATGCCGCCGAACTCGGCCACGGTGGCGTCGATGGCTTTTTGCACGGCGTCGGGGTCGCGCACGTCGGCGGCGACGGGCAGAACCTTGCCCCCGGTTTTGGCGGTGATCTCTTTGGCCGCCTCGTCGAGTCGTTCCTGCTTGCGGCTGGTGATGGTCACGTTGGCGCCGTGGGCGCTGAAAGTCTCGGCAATGCCCTTGCAGATGCCCGAGCCGCCGCCGGTGATGTAGGCGGTTTTGCCCTTGAGAATGTCGTCCTTGAAGATGCTCATGGTCTCTCTCCCTTTTGCCTGCGGGGCCTGAAAAATAGCTCCCGCGGCGGGTTGATGTCATCCGTTCTATCAGCTAAAGTTAACGCTGTCAACATTCATCCGCCAAGGCGGAGTTTTTTGTGAGGAACCACCAATGGCCCTGCCCGAACTCTTCAACACCCTCCGGCTGCCCGCCGTCGGCGCGCCGCTGTTCATCATTTCCACGCCTGATCTGGTCATCGCCCAGTGCAAGGCCGGCGTCGTGGGTTCGTTCCCGGCGCTCAACGCGCGCCCGGCCGAGGAACTCGAAAAATGGCTCATCCGCATCAACGAGGAACTCGACGCCCACAACCAGAAGAATCCCGACAGCCCGGCCGCGCCCTTTGCCGTCAATCAGATTGTGCACAAGTCCAACGACCGCCTGCAGCATGACGTCGAGGTTTGCGTCAAGCACAAGGTACCGATCTTCATCACCTCGCTCGGCGCGCGAAAAGAAGTGAACGACGCCGCCCATTCCTACGGCGGCATTGTCCTGCACGATGTCATCAACAACTCATTTGCAAAAAAAGCGGTGGAAAAGGGCGCCGACGGACTGATCGCCGTGGCGGCTGGCGCGGGCGGTCATGCGGGCACGACCTCGCCCTTTGCCCTCGTGCAGGAAATCCGAGAGTGGTTTAACGGCCCGCTGCTGCTGGCCGGCTCGATCTCGACCGGCGCTTCCATTCTGGCCGCACAGGCCATGGGCGCCGATCTGGCCTACATGGGCACGGCCTGGATCCCCACCGAAGAGGCCAATGCCGATCCGGGCTACAAGAAGATGATTACCGAGTGCGCCGCAACCGACATCGTCTACTCGAATCTCTTCACCGGTGTGCACGGCAACTACCTGAAGCCCTCCATCGTCAATGCCGGTATGGACCCCGACAACCTGCCCGAGAGCGATCCCTCGAAGATGAACTTCGGCTCTGGCGGGAACACCAAGGGCAAGGCGTGGAAAGACATCTGGGGCTGCGGTCAGGGAATCGGTGCCATCAAGCAGGTGCAGCCCGTCGCCGACGTGGTTGCGCGGCTGCGCGCTGAATACGATGCGGCAAAGAATCGGCTTGCGAAGATTTCCTGAGAGCGAATCTATTCGGACGGAAGGGCGGGGTCTTCCCCGCCCTTTTTCTTTGCAGCGGCAATCTGCTCGAACCACTTGCGCCTGCCGATGAGCTCGGCGGTCAGGCGGCCGGCGATGACCTGGCTGTGACGTCGGGCCAGATTCAGGCGCTCATCGCCGCCGCCATAAAACGCGAGCACCTTGCCTTCAAGGTGGGAACGCTGTCGCAGTTCGATTTGCAGGGGCTCGGTGGCGCCCACGCTCTGCAACTGCAGATTTGAATCGATGTCTGCCTCGAACCAGAAAAGCGGTCCGGGCAGGCTCAGAAACGCGATAATGGTGCCCATCTGCCATTTCGCGCGGGTGCGATGCAGGTCGATGCGCGGGGTGTCGGTAATTTTCAGCAGCACGTCGAATGGTCCCGTCGGCTGCCAGGGGGCGACGGTGACCTTCTCGAAGAGGCGCGCGTCGGAGAGCGCCTTCTGGAGCGGCTCGATGTAGCTGGGTGAGCCGCCGATGTGGAGGCTCTCCGGCGGGGCCGTGACCTCTTCCCAGATCCCCACGCTCAGGTCCATCTGCTCATAGAACATGGAATCAGGAATGGCCGGCAGGGCGGGGACGGGCTCCAGCTTGTGCGCGCCGCAGCCACAGAGCAGCAGCGCAATCATCGCGAAGCCCAGCCGCCGAAGCATCACTTGTCCCCCTGCGCCAGCGCCAGCGTGCCCCCCAGAATCATCCGGGTGAGAAACCGGGTGGACGCATCCACGTCGGGGTGTTTCTGGCTGGCAATGCGAAAGCCCTCGGCCGTGCACAGGCCGATGATGGCGCCTGCCAGCCGGTCGCGGTCGTCCGGGGCGAGGTAGTTCAGTTCGAAAGACTCCTCGATGTCCTCACGCAGTTCCTGGGTGGCAATCTCGTTGAGGCGGCGGCTGGTCTTGCGGCCGCCGGCACCGAAGTCGGTCTGGAAGAGCACACGAAAGAAGTCGCGCTCTTCAACGACGAATTCGCAAAACGCGCGGCAGGCATTCTCCACGCGCTGCTCGACGGTGGGAGTTCCCGCCTCTCCGGTGCCCCGGCGCGCGGCCCGGCTGCGCTGGCGAAGCCGCGCGGCGCTCTCTTCGACAATGGCGACGAAGAGTTCTTCCTTGCTCTTGAAGTGGAGGTAGAAGGTGCCGATGGCCAGGCCCGCTTCGCCGATGACGTCGCGGATCTGCGTGCCCTCCAGGCCGCGGGTGGCGAAAATCTTGCGGCCGGCGGCGAGCAATTTTTCGCGCGTGCGTTCCTTGGCTTCTTCTCTGCTGAGTCGCTTGGTTGCGGGCACGGAACGCTCTCCTG
Coding sequences within:
- a CDS encoding TetR/AcrR family transcriptional regulator: MPATKRLSREEAKERTREKLLAAGRKIFATRGLEGTQIRDVIGEAGLAIGTFYLHFKSKEELFVAIVEESAARLRQRSRAARRGTGEAGTPTVEQRVENACRAFCEFVVEERDFFRVLFQTDFGAGGRKTSRRLNEIATQELREDIEESFELNYLAPDDRDRLAGAIIGLCTAEGFRIASQKHPDVDASTRFLTRMILGGTLALAQGDK
- a CDS encoding nitronate monooxygenase, with amino-acid sequence MALPELFNTLRLPAVGAPLFIISTPDLVIAQCKAGVVGSFPALNARPAEELEKWLIRINEELDAHNQKNPDSPAAPFAVNQIVHKSNDRLQHDVEVCVKHKVPIFITSLGARKEVNDAAHSYGGIVLHDVINNSFAKKAVEKGADGLIAVAAGAGGHAGTTSPFALVQEIREWFNGPLLLAGSISTGASILAAQAMGADLAYMGTAWIPTEEANADPGYKKMITECAATDIVYSNLFTGVHGNYLKPSIVNAGMDPDNLPESDPSKMNFGSGGNTKGKAWKDIWGCGQGIGAIKQVQPVADVVARLRAEYDAAKNRLAKIS
- a CDS encoding SDR family oxidoreductase translates to MSIFKDDILKGKTAYITGGGSGICKGIAETFSAHGANVTITSRKQERLDEAAKEITAKTGGKVLPVAADVRDPDAVQKAIDATVAEFGGIDIVICGAAGNFPIPAAALTDNGFKTVVDIDLLGSWHTCKHAMKHLQAAAKKHGNASIIAITATLQYTGVPFQAHVSAAKAGIDAMIRTLANEWGGSGIRANGVAPGPIDNTEGMKRLAPGEKAREMAMKMIPLGRFGEIQEIADACLFLTSDSARYITGATLIVDGGQWIGGLPLGL